TGGCGCTGGCCCACCAGCGGGCCGAACGGGGTCAGGAGGCACGAATCGTCGCGCTCGACAATTCCGATGCCGCCCTGGAGTACGCGCGCCGCAATGCCGAGGGCACGGCGATCGAGATCGTGCGGGCCGACGTCACCGAACCCGGCCTGCTTCCCGAGCTGGACGGATGGGTCGACTTGGTCGTGGCCAACCCGCCCTATGTTCCCGACGGTGCGGTACTGGATCCTGAAGTCGCCCAGCATGATCCCCACCAGGCGGTGTTCGGCGGTCCGGACGGCATGGCGGTGATCGTTCCGATAGTGCGCCTCGCCGGCCGTTGGCTGCGTCCCGGAGGGCTGATCGGCATCGAGCATGACGACACCACCTCACGCGAAACGGTGGAATTGTTCAATCGCACGGGACTTTTCGAGGACGTCCGGGCGCGGCAGGACCTGACCGGCCGGCCGCGGTTCGTGACGGCGCGGAGGAAGGGCAGCGACGAGGGGGAGTGGCGCCCATGACCGACGTCTTTGACTGCGCCGATCCCGACCAGCGCGCGCTCGGAATCGCCGCGGCGGCAGGGGCTCTCAAGGGAGGGCGCCTCGTGGTCATGCCGACCGACACCGTGTACGGCATCGGTGCCGACGCGTTCAACAGCGCCGCGGTCTCGGCGCTGCTCTCGGCAAAGGGGCGGGGCCGTGACATGCCGGTGGGCGTGCTGGTCGGGTCCTGGCACACCATCGAGGGACTCGTCTACACCATGCCGACGGGCGCCCGCGATCTGATCCGCGCGTTCTGGCCCGGCGCGCTCAGCCTGGTGGTGACGCAGGCGCCGTCGTTGCAGTGGGACCTCGGCGATGCCCGCGGCACGGTGATGCTGCGGATGCCGCTGCACCCAATCGCGATCGAGCTGCTGCGTGAGGTGGGCCCGCTGGCGGTCTCGAGCGCCAATATCTCCGGCCGAGCGGCCGCCGTGGACGCCGGCGAGGCGCGCGATCAGCTCGGCGATCTCGTCGACGTCTACCTGGAAGCGGGTCCGTCCGAGCAGGGTGCCGCCTCCACGATCGTGGACCTCACCGGTGCCGCGCCACGCATCCTGCGGCAGGGCCCGGTGAGTGCGGAGCGCATCGCCGAAGTGCTCGGTATCGATCCTGAGAGCCTGACCGCGCAGGCCTGACTGGAGCGGTTGTCGAGCTCCCAGGTTTGTGCACTACGGTCTCGTTGGTGTCCAGCGACGTGACCAACCTTGCCGGTGGTTTACTCGCCCTTTCCGATCGCGGCGCCGGTGTTCCGCTCCGCGAGCTGGCCCTGGTGGGATTGACCGCCGCGATCATCACCTATTTCGCCACCGGACCGGTACGCGTGTTGGCGACCCGGCTGGGTGCGGTCGCCTATCCGCGGGAGCGCGACGTCCACGTGACGCCGACCCCGCGCATGGGCGGGCTGGCGATGTTCCTCGGCGTCATCACCGCCGTGTTTTTGGCCTCCCAGCTTCCGGCGCTCACGCGTGGCTTCGTCTACTCCACCGGCATGCCCGCGGTCCTGGTGGCCGGCGCGGTCATCATGGGGATCGGACTGATCGATGACCGGTGGGGCCTGGATGCCCTGACCAAGTTCGCCGGCCAGATCACCGCGGCCAGCGTGCTGGTCACCATGGGCGTGGCCTGGAGCGTGCTGTACATCCCCATGGGCGGCGTCGGCACCATCGTGCTCGACCAGGCGTCGTCGATCCTGCTGACCCTGGCGCTGACGGTGTCGGTGGTCAACGCGATGAACTTCGTCGACGGGCTCGACGGTCTGGCCGCCGGGCTGGGCCTCATCACCGCGTTGGCGATCTGCATGTTCTCGGTCGGGCTGCTCCGCGACCACGGCGGCGACGTCCTCTTCTATCCGCCGGCGGTGATCTCGGTGGTGCTCGCCGGGGCGTGCCTGGGCTTTCTGCCGCACAACTTTCATCGCGCCAAGATCTTCATGGGCGACTCCGGCTCGATGCTGATCGGCCTGATGCTCGCGGCCGCCTCCACCACGGCGGCCGGCCCGGTGTCCCAGAACGCCTACGGCGCCCGTGACGTGTTTGCCCTGCTGTCTCCCTTCCTGCTGGTGGCCGCGGTGATCTTCGTGCCGATGCTCGACTTGCTGCTGGCGATCGTGCGTCGCACCCGCGCGGGACGCAGCGCGTTCAGCCCCGACAAGATGCACCTGCATCACCGGTTGCTGCAGATCGGCCATTCCCACCGCCGCGTGGTCCTGCTGATCTATGTATGGGTCGGCATCGTCGCGTTCGGCGCGGCGAGCACGATCTTTTTCCGTCCGCGCGACACCGCCGCGGTCATGCTGGGCGCCATCGTGGTCGCCGGCGTCGCGACGGCGATCCCGCTTTTGCGCCGGGGCGGCGACTACTACGACGAGGAGTAGTAGTAGGGCCCCGTTGTGTGGTACGGTCCAGGTAGAACCCCAAAAAGCCGCACAGGCGACCGGCCCCTCGGAAGCACATCCGATCGGGCTGGTTCAAGACCGGCCTCGGGAGATACCCCTTGGGTGATTCAACTGTGACGTGCGATACGCTCGGCGGGCCACCGATCAGTCGGTCGGGGGGTTCCCGTTTCACCAACCTGGGATTGAGGTGCTGCAGTGACGACACCAGCGCAGGACGCGCCGTTGGTGTTTCCCTCTGTTGCTTTCCGTCCGGTTCGGCTCTTCGCGATCAGCATTGGCATCACCGCGGTAGCGGTGCTCGCCGCCGGACTGTCCGGCCACCTGATGGTCGGCGTCTTCTTCGGGATCGGGCTGCTGCTGGGTTTGCTCAATGCGGTACTGGTGCGTCGCTCCGTTGAGTCGATCACCGCGAAAGACCACCCGCTGAAAAGGTCGATGGCGGTCAACTCGGCGTCCCGGCTGGCCATCATCACCGTCGTCGGGCTGATCATCGCCTACGTGTTCCGGCCCGCCGGCCTGGGCGTGGTGTTCGGATTGGCGCTTTTCCAGATCCTTTTGGTGGCATCGACAGCGCTGCCGGTATGGAAGAAGCTGCGCGCCGGCGACTGGGCGGAATCCGCGGACGGTGCCGGAGGCGGCGTCAACGCAGGATCGGAAGGTACGGAAGGAAGGAACACCACCGATGCCTGAGACGACGTTCCTGGCCGAGGCCGCGATCGAGGTTGGTGACCACAACCATGCCACCTGGCTCGGCATGACCGTCAACACCGACACCATCATGTCGACGGGAATCGCCGCGCTGGTCGTGCTCGCGCTCGCCTTCTTCCTGCGGGCGAAGATCACCTCGACGGGTGTCCCGAGCGGCGTTCAGTTGTTCTGGGAGGCCATCACGGTCCAGATGCGCGACCAGATCGAGAGCGCCGTCGGCATGCGGATCGCGCCGTTCGTGCTGCCGCTGGCCGTCACCATCTTCGTGTTCATCCTGATCTCCAACTGGCTGTCGGTGCTCCCGCTGCAATACACCGACTCCTCGGGGCACACCACCGAGCTGCTGAAGTCGGCGGCGGCAGACATCAATTACGTGCTGGCGCTAGCCCTTTTCGTCTTCGTCTGCTACCACGTGGCCGGCATCTGGCGTCGCGGCGTCGTCGGACACCCGCTCGCCGTGCTCAAAGGCCACGTGGCGTTCCTGGCGCCGATCAACGTCGTCGAGGAGCTGGCCAAGCCAATCTCCTTGTCACTCCGACTTTTCGGCAACATCTTCGCCGGTGGCATCCTGGTCGCGCTGATCGCGTTGTTCCCGCCGTACATCATGTGGGCGCCCAACGCGATCTGGAAAGCCTTCGACCTGTTCGTCGGCGCGATCCAGGCCTTCATCTTCTCGATTCTGACCATCTTGTACTTCAGTCAGGCGATGGAGATCGAGGATCACCATGACTAAAGCCATCACGAATTGTTTTGTCCCACGCACCATTACAGAGGCCTGGTAGACCCCTACCAGATATCAAGGAGGATAAGAATGGCTCTGGACCCCCAAGTCGCTGCCGCTGCACTCATCGGCGGTGGACTCATCATGGGCGGCGGCGCGATCGGTGCCGGTATCGGTGACGGTATCGCCGGTAACGCGCTGGTTTCCGGCATCGCCCGGCAGCCCGAGGCGCAAGGCCGGCTGTTTACGCCGTTCTTCATCACCGTCGGTCTGGTTGAGGCGGCCTACTTCATCAACCTGGCCTTCATGGCGCTGTTCGTCTTCGCCACGCCCGTCGGCACCTAGTTCGCTGTGATGGGTGACGCGAGCCTGAGCGTTCTGGCGTCCAGCCAGGTGGTGGCAGAGGGAGGCAACAACTTCCTCGTTCCCAACGGCACCTTCTTCTTCGTGCTGGCCATCTTCCTGATCGTGCTGGCCGTCATCGGCACGTTCGTCGTGCCGCCGGTCATGAAGGTGTTGCGCGAGCGCGACGCGATGGTCGCCAAGACGGCCGCCGACACCAAGAAGGCGGCCGAGCAGTTCGAAGCCGCCCAGGCCGATTACGAAGAAGCCATGACCGAAGCCCGAGTGCAGGCGTCGTCGTTGCGCGACAACGCCCGCGCCGAGGGCCGTAAGGTCGTGGAAGACGCGCGGGCCCGGGCCGAGCAAGAGGTGATGTCGACGTTGCAGCTGGCCGCCCAGCAACTGAAGCGGGAAAGGGACGCCGTGGAACTGGATTTGCGTGCCAACGTGGCGTCCATGTCGGCGACGTTGGCCAGTCGGATCCTCGGCGTCGACGTTGCCCCCGCTGCAGCGACCACATCCGCAACCAAGACATCCGGACGGTAATTACGTATGTCGACTTTTATCGGCCAGTTGGTGGGCTTTGCGGCCATCGTGTTCCTGGTGGTGCGCTATGTCGTGCCGCCGGTGCGTCGGTTGATGGCCGCGCGGCAAGCCGCGGTGCGCCAACAATTGAAGGACGCGGCCGCGGCGAGCGATCGGTTGACCGAGTCGACCACCGCGCACAGCAAGGCCGTGGAGGACGCCAAGGCGGAGTCGAAACGCGTTGTCGAAGAGGCGGAGTCGGACTCCAAGCGCATCGCCGAGCAGTTGGGGGCTCAGGCCGGCGTGGAGGCGGAACGCATCAGGTCGCAGGGCGGTCGCCAGGTCGACCTGCTGCGTACCCAGTTGACCCGTCAGCTGCGTCTGGAACTCGGTCACGAAGCGGTGCGCCAGGCCGGCGAGTTGGTGCGTAACTTCGTCGCCGACTCCGCGCAGCAATCGGCCACGGTGGATCGATTCCTCGATGATCTCGACGCGATGGCGCCCGTAGGCGCCGACGTCCAATATCCGCTGATGACCGAGATGCGCTCGTCGAGCCGCGTCGCGCTGACCAAGCTGGCGGAGCGATTCAGCACTATCGCCAAAGACCTTGACAACAAGGCACTTTCCACCCTATCCGGGGAACTGGTCGCGGTGGCCCAGGTGCTGGATCGCGAAATCGTCGTCACGCGGTATCTGACCCAGCCCGCCGAGGACGGGTCACCTCGGGCCCGGTTGATCGAGCGGTTGTTCACCGGCAAGGTCGGTGACCCCACCCTTGACGTGCTGCGCTCAGCCGCCTCGGAGCGGTGGTCGGCCAACTCCGACCTCATCTCCGCCCTCGAGCACGTGTCGCGGCAGGCGTTGCTCGAGGTTGCCGAGCGCGAGGACAAGGTCGACGAGATCGAAGAGCAGCTGTTCCGATTCTCGCGCATTCTGGACGCGCAACCGCGTCTGGCCATCTTGTTGGGCGACTACGCCGTTCCGGTAGAAGGGCGAGTTGGGCTGCTGCGCAAGGTGCTCGACAGCGCGAACACCCGGGTCAACCCGATCTTGGCCGCCCTGCTGACCCAGACGATCGAGTTGCTCAGGGGCCGGCCGGCCGAGGAGGCCATTCAGTTCCTGGCGAAGGTTGCGGTGGCGCGCCGCGGCGAAGTCGTCGCGCACGTCAGTGCGGCAGCCGACCTGAGCGACGCCCAGCGCACCCGCCTCACCGAGGTGCTCAGCCGCATCTACGGTCACCCGGTCGCGGTCCAGTTGCAGATCGACAGCGAACTGCTGGGCGGCCTGCTCATCGCCGTGGCCGACGAAGTGATCGACGGGTCACTCGCGTCCCGTCTGACTGCGGCCGAGGCGCAGTTGCCCGACTGACCACCCCAGACCAACCACAACCCCATTCCGACGCACGCGTTACGAAGATCAAGTAGGAAGACGAAAAGCCATGGCCGAGTTGACAATCTCCGCTGATGACATTCAGGGCGCGATCGAGGAGTACGTAGGCTCTTTCACCTCCGACACCTCCCGCGAAGAGGTCGGTACCGTCGTCGACGCCGGTGACGGCATCGCCCACGTCGAGGGCCTGCCGTCCGTGATGACCCAGGAACTGCTCGAGTTCCCCGGCGGCGTGCTCGGTGTCGCGCTCAACCTCGACGAGCACAGCGTCGGCGCGGTGATCCTGGGTGACTTCGAGAAGATCGAAGAGGGCCAGCAGGTCAAGCGCACCGGCGAGGTCCTCTCGGTCCCCGTCGGTGACGGGTTCCTGGGCCGTGTGGTCAACCCGCTGGGCCAGCCGATCGACGGCCAGGGCGACATCGAAACCGACGTGCGGCGCGCGCTGGAGATCCAGGCGCCCTCGGTGGTTCAGCGGCAAAGCGTGAGAGAGCCACTGCAGACCGGAATCAAGGCCATCGACGCGATGACGCCGATCGGTCGCGGGCAGCGCCAGCTGATCATCGGCGACCGCAAGACCGGCAAGACCGCCGTCTGCGTCGACACCATCCTCAACCAGCGGCAGAACTGGGAGACCGGCGACGAGCGCAAGCAGGTGCGCTGCGTGTACGTGGCCATCGGCCAGAAGGGCACCACGATCGCCTCGGTCCGGCGCGCGCTCGAGGAGGGCGGCGCGATGGACTACACCACGATCGTCGCGGCGCCGGCCTCCGACTCCGCCGGGTTCAAATGGCTTGCGCCTTATACGGGTTCGGCGATCGCCCAGCACTGGATGTACGACGGCAAGCACGTGCTGATCGTCTTCGACGACCTGAGCAAGCAGGCGGAGGCCTACCGCGCGATCTCGCTGCTGCTGCGCCGCCCGCCCGGCCGCGAGGCCTACCCGGGTGACGTGTTCTACCTGCACTCAAGGCTTTTGGAGCGCTGCGCCAAGCTTTCCGACGAACTCGGTGGCGGCTCGATGACCGGTTTGCCGATCATCGAGACGAAGGCCAACGACATCTCGGCCTACATTCCCACCAACGTCATCTCGATCACCGACGGACAGTGCTTCCTCGAGTCCGATCTGTTCAACCAGGGTGTGCGGCCGGCCATCAACGTCGGTGTCTCGGTGTCCCGGG
The sequence above is drawn from the Mycobacterium marseillense genome and encodes:
- the prmC gene encoding peptide chain release factor N(5)-glutamine methyltransferase, with amino-acid sequence MRSGTIELSLRRAIDDATATLAEAGIDSARWDAEELAAHVAGVDRGRLALLDSPGEDFLGRYRDAVAVRSRRVPLQHLLGTAAFGPVLLRVGPGVFTPRPETEAMIEWAGAQQLPPRPVIVDLCTGSGALAVALAHQRAERGQEARIVALDNSDAALEYARRNAEGTAIEIVRADVTEPGLLPELDGWVDLVVANPPYVPDGAVLDPEVAQHDPHQAVFGGPDGMAVIVPIVRLAGRWLRPGGLIGIEHDDTTSRETVELFNRTGLFEDVRARQDLTGRPRFVTARRKGSDEGEWRP
- a CDS encoding L-threonylcarbamoyladenylate synthase, with product MTDVFDCADPDQRALGIAAAAGALKGGRLVVMPTDTVYGIGADAFNSAAVSALLSAKGRGRDMPVGVLVGSWHTIEGLVYTMPTGARDLIRAFWPGALSLVVTQAPSLQWDLGDARGTVMLRMPLHPIAIELLREVGPLAVSSANISGRAAAVDAGEARDQLGDLVDVYLEAGPSEQGAASTIVDLTGAAPRILRQGPVSAERIAEVLGIDPESLTAQA
- the rfe gene encoding UDP-N-acetylglucosamine--decaprenyl-phosphate N-acetylglucosaminephosphotransferase yields the protein MCTTVSLVSSDVTNLAGGLLALSDRGAGVPLRELALVGLTAAIITYFATGPVRVLATRLGAVAYPRERDVHVTPTPRMGGLAMFLGVITAVFLASQLPALTRGFVYSTGMPAVLVAGAVIMGIGLIDDRWGLDALTKFAGQITAASVLVTMGVAWSVLYIPMGGVGTIVLDQASSILLTLALTVSVVNAMNFVDGLDGLAAGLGLITALAICMFSVGLLRDHGGDVLFYPPAVISVVLAGACLGFLPHNFHRAKIFMGDSGSMLIGLMLAAASTTAAGPVSQNAYGARDVFALLSPFLLVAAVIFVPMLDLLLAIVRRTRAGRSAFSPDKMHLHHRLLQIGHSHRRVVLLIYVWVGIVAFGAASTIFFRPRDTAAVMLGAIVVAGVATAIPLLRRGGDYYDEE
- a CDS encoding ATP synthase subunit I yields the protein MTTPAQDAPLVFPSVAFRPVRLFAISIGITAVAVLAAGLSGHLMVGVFFGIGLLLGLLNAVLVRRSVESITAKDHPLKRSMAVNSASRLAIITVVGLIIAYVFRPAGLGVVFGLALFQILLVASTALPVWKKLRAGDWAESADGAGGGVNAGSEGTEGRNTTDA
- the atpB gene encoding F0F1 ATP synthase subunit A; the encoded protein is MPETTFLAEAAIEVGDHNHATWLGMTVNTDTIMSTGIAALVVLALAFFLRAKITSTGVPSGVQLFWEAITVQMRDQIESAVGMRIAPFVLPLAVTIFVFILISNWLSVLPLQYTDSSGHTTELLKSAAADINYVLALALFVFVCYHVAGIWRRGVVGHPLAVLKGHVAFLAPINVVEELAKPISLSLRLFGNIFAGGILVALIALFPPYIMWAPNAIWKAFDLFVGAIQAFIFSILTILYFSQAMEIEDHHD
- a CDS encoding F0F1 ATP synthase subunit C; translation: MDPQVAAAALIGGGLIMGGGAIGAGIGDGIAGNALVSGIARQPEAQGRLFTPFFITVGLVEAAYFINLAFMALFVFATPVGT
- a CDS encoding F0F1 ATP synthase subunit B — its product is MGDASLSVLASSQVVAEGGNNFLVPNGTFFFVLAIFLIVLAVIGTFVVPPVMKVLRERDAMVAKTAADTKKAAEQFEAAQADYEEAMTEARVQASSLRDNARAEGRKVVEDARARAEQEVMSTLQLAAQQLKRERDAVELDLRANVASMSATLASRILGVDVAPAAATTSATKTSGR
- a CDS encoding F0F1 ATP synthase subunit B/delta, which encodes MSTFIGQLVGFAAIVFLVVRYVVPPVRRLMAARQAAVRQQLKDAAAASDRLTESTTAHSKAVEDAKAESKRVVEEAESDSKRIAEQLGAQAGVEAERIRSQGGRQVDLLRTQLTRQLRLELGHEAVRQAGELVRNFVADSAQQSATVDRFLDDLDAMAPVGADVQYPLMTEMRSSSRVALTKLAERFSTIAKDLDNKALSTLSGELVAVAQVLDREIVVTRYLTQPAEDGSPRARLIERLFTGKVGDPTLDVLRSAASERWSANSDLISALEHVSRQALLEVAEREDKVDEIEEQLFRFSRILDAQPRLAILLGDYAVPVEGRVGLLRKVLDSANTRVNPILAALLTQTIELLRGRPAEEAIQFLAKVAVARRGEVVAHVSAAADLSDAQRTRLTEVLSRIYGHPVAVQLQIDSELLGGLLIAVADEVIDGSLASRLTAAEAQLPD
- the atpA gene encoding F0F1 ATP synthase subunit alpha — translated: MAELTISADDIQGAIEEYVGSFTSDTSREEVGTVVDAGDGIAHVEGLPSVMTQELLEFPGGVLGVALNLDEHSVGAVILGDFEKIEEGQQVKRTGEVLSVPVGDGFLGRVVNPLGQPIDGQGDIETDVRRALEIQAPSVVQRQSVREPLQTGIKAIDAMTPIGRGQRQLIIGDRKTGKTAVCVDTILNQRQNWETGDERKQVRCVYVAIGQKGTTIASVRRALEEGGAMDYTTIVAAPASDSAGFKWLAPYTGSAIAQHWMYDGKHVLIVFDDLSKQAEAYRAISLLLRRPPGREAYPGDVFYLHSRLLERCAKLSDELGGGSMTGLPIIETKANDISAYIPTNVISITDGQCFLESDLFNQGVRPAINVGVSVSRVGGAAQIKAMKEVAGSLRLDLSQFRELESFAAFASDLDATSKAQLDRGARLVELLKQPQYQPMPVEEQVISIFLGTGGHLDSVPVEDVRRFETELLDHIRASEEKILSGIRDSQKLSDESAEELEKVINNFKKGFAATGGGSVVPDEHVEALDEGELEKESVKVNKPAPKKKAKK